In Chloroflexota bacterium, one DNA window encodes the following:
- a CDS encoding DNA double-strand break repair nuclease NurA, producing MPLDLSAIHPHIQALVDLQRPERRQRLLREARNLLRRADADKVSDKLDKRQERYPWLVANPLKSLGDTFPVPPLPRGGYSVAASDGSNIPPDRHSPVQYCVLNMSKVVLAYGENSAASLGAVSEMLYSDEDLYVDGEPLKGELLGAKMAVRELEVLLETAVALPAPRVALHDGTLILWRLQTASDGVRNRLLAPFRRALDGFLAERIPLVSYISFPSARDLCNALRVALCDTDPRECKTCKSDERELCEFLGELRDRELLQGVLKPAERTDLFATVSDVVKYYGGHEIIFCYMEVGGEIARVEMPRWVAEDEEALNLGLGVVLDQCALSGDVPPYPLALMEAHEAAVIDITMRAVVEELVEGEFARRGLPYIRSGKDRSKRRRGV from the coding sequence ATGCCGCTGGACCTTTCGGCGATTCACCCGCACATACAGGCCCTGGTGGACTTGCAGCGCCCCGAGAGGCGGCAGCGCCTCCTGCGCGAGGCGCGGAACCTGCTGCGGCGCGCCGATGCCGACAAGGTGAGCGATAAGTTGGACAAGCGCCAGGAGCGCTATCCCTGGCTCGTGGCGAACCCTCTGAAGTCCCTCGGCGACACGTTCCCCGTTCCCCCGCTGCCGCGTGGCGGGTACTCGGTGGCCGCCAGCGACGGGTCCAACATCCCGCCCGACCGGCACAGCCCCGTTCAGTACTGTGTCCTCAACATGAGCAAGGTCGTGCTCGCCTACGGGGAGAATTCGGCGGCGTCGCTGGGCGCGGTGAGCGAGATGCTGTACAGCGACGAGGACCTCTACGTGGACGGCGAGCCGCTCAAGGGCGAGTTGCTCGGGGCGAAGATGGCCGTGCGCGAGTTGGAGGTGCTGCTGGAGACGGCGGTGGCCCTGCCGGCTCCGCGCGTGGCCCTCCACGACGGCACGCTCATCCTGTGGCGACTTCAGACCGCGTCCGACGGCGTCCGAAATCGGCTCCTTGCGCCGTTCCGCAGGGCGCTGGACGGCTTCCTGGCGGAGCGGATTCCGCTGGTGAGTTACATCAGTTTTCCCAGCGCCCGCGACCTGTGCAACGCCCTCCGGGTGGCCCTGTGCGACACCGATCCGAGGGAGTGCAAGACATGCAAGAGCGATGAGCGCGAACTGTGCGAATTCCTGGGCGAGTTGCGCGACCGCGAACTGCTCCAGGGTGTGCTGAAGCCCGCGGAGCGCACCGATCTGTTTGCCACGGTGTCCGATGTGGTCAAGTACTATGGGGGCCATGAGATCATCTTCTGCTACATGGAGGTGGGCGGCGAGATTGCCCGCGTGGAGATGCCGCGGTGGGTGGCCGAGGACGAGGAGGCGCTGAACCTGGGGCTGGGCGTGGTGCTGGATCAGTGCGCGCTCAGCGGCGATGTGCCGCCCTATCCGCTGGCGCTCATGGAGGCGCACGAGGCCGCCGTGATTGACATAACGATGCGGGCGGTGGTGGAGGAACTGGTGGAGGGCGAATTCGCCCGGCGCGGCCTTCCCTACATTCGCTCGGGCAAAGACCGCAGCAAAAGGAGGCGAGGCGTATGA
- a CDS encoding DUF2202 domain-containing protein, which produces MKRFVLMTLVVASLVVGTVAAAPALAQSPVPVAATTSVTEDEAAGLAFMREEEKLAHDVYVALYDKWGLPVFKNISAAEQTHSDAVKRLLDRYGVEDPTAGNAAGEFTNPTLQSLYDELVAQGSQSIADALKVGAAIEEIDILDLQERIAQTDKADIVRVYSNLLKGSENHLRAFASNLKARGETYAPQHLSQAAYDQIIGSPNASGNAGARGRNGGRGR; this is translated from the coding sequence ATGAAACGATTTGTGTTGATGACGCTTGTGGTTGCATCCCTGGTGGTGGGGACCGTCGCGGCGGCTCCTGCGCTGGCTCAGTCCCCTGTCCCCGTCGCAGCGACGACATCTGTAACTGAGGATGAGGCGGCAGGGCTGGCCTTCATGCGTGAGGAAGAGAAGTTGGCCCATGATGTGTATGTTGCGCTGTACGACAAGTGGGGATTGCCGGTCTTCAAGAACATCTCCGCTGCTGAGCAGACGCACAGCGACGCGGTGAAGCGGCTGTTGGACCGCTACGGCGTGGAAGACCCGACCGCGGGCAACGCCGCCGGCGAATTCACAAACCCGACACTGCAGAGTCTGTACGACGAACTCGTGGCGCAGGGGAGCCAGTCCATCGCCGATGCGCTGAAGGTGGGCGCGGCGATTGAGGAGATTGACATCCTGGACCTGCAAGAGCGGATCGCCCAGACGGACAAGGCCGACATTGTGCGGGTCTACTCCAACCTTCTGAAGGGGTCAGAGAATCACTTGCGGGCCTTCGCGTCCAACCTGAAGGCGCGGGGCGAGACCTATGCGCCCCAGCACCTCAGCCAGGCTGCCTACGACCAGATCATCGGGTCGCCCAATGCCAGCGGTAACGCAGGCGCAAGGGGCAGGAACGGCGGGCGCGGTCGGTAA
- the tsaD gene encoding tRNA (adenosine(37)-N6)-threonylcarbamoyltransferase complex transferase subunit TsaD gives MTLVLGIETSCDETGAAVVENGRRILSNVVASQIDLHRQYGGVFPEIASRQHILTIVPVVQQAMRDAGVDWRDLDAIAVTYGPGLAGSLLVGVNAAKALAFAHNLPLVGVNHIEAHIYANWLIPTKPAPTDLGSAPERPAEPPAPAPEPQFPLVALVVSGGHTELLLMTDHGQFKRLGATIDDAAGEAFDKVARLLGLGFPGGPAIQQAASRGSAEAFKFPRAWLKGTYDFSFSGLKTAVLRTVRKYEAKMGAPAADRKSKLVSSQTPPMIHQIPVPHLAASFQAAVVDVLEEKTRQAAEATKARQVLLAGGVAANALLRKEMTTRLAPVPVLVPPPALCTDNAAPIASLGYFRFMRGERAGHDLDVNPNLRLGVAPTP, from the coding sequence ATGACGCTGGTTCTGGGAATTGAGACTTCGTGCGACGAGACGGGCGCGGCCGTCGTGGAGAACGGCCGCCGCATCCTCAGCAACGTGGTCGCCTCGCAGATTGACCTGCACCGGCAGTACGGCGGCGTCTTCCCCGAAATCGCGTCGCGACAGCACATCCTCACCATCGTCCCTGTCGTGCAGCAGGCCATGCGCGACGCGGGTGTGGATTGGCGCGACCTGGACGCCATCGCCGTAACCTACGGGCCTGGCCTGGCGGGGTCGCTCCTGGTCGGGGTCAACGCGGCCAAGGCGCTGGCCTTCGCCCACAATCTCCCCCTGGTGGGCGTCAACCACATAGAGGCGCACATCTACGCCAACTGGCTCATCCCCACCAAGCCCGCGCCGACAGACCTGGGCAGCGCGCCGGAGCGGCCCGCTGAGCCGCCCGCTCCCGCGCCCGAGCCTCAGTTCCCCCTGGTCGCGCTCGTCGTCTCCGGCGGCCACACCGAACTGCTGCTCATGACCGATCACGGCCAGTTCAAGCGATTGGGCGCCACCATTGACGACGCGGCGGGCGAGGCCTTTGACAAAGTGGCGCGGCTCCTGGGGCTGGGATTCCCCGGCGGCCCTGCCATCCAGCAGGCCGCCTCGCGCGGCAGCGCCGAAGCGTTCAAGTTCCCGCGCGCGTGGCTCAAGGGGACGTATGACTTCTCGTTCAGCGGGCTGAAAACCGCCGTCCTCCGCACCGTCCGGAAGTATGAGGCGAAGATGGGCGCGCCCGCTGCCGACCGCAAATCCAAACTCGTGTCCTCGCAGACCCCGCCCATGATACACCAGATACCGGTGCCCCACCTCGCGGCGAGTTTCCAGGCCGCCGTCGTGGATGTCTTGGAGGAGAAGACACGCCAGGCCGCCGAGGCCACCAAGGCGCGGCAGGTGCTGCTGGCCGGCGGGGTCGCGGCCAATGCGCTGCTCCGCAAGGAGATGACCACCCGGCTGGCTCCCGTGCCGGTGCTGGTGCCGCCGCCGGCCCTGTGCACCGACAACGCGGCCCCCATCGCGAGCCTGGGCTACTTCCGCTTCATGCGGGGCGAGCGCGCCGGCCACGACTTGGACGTGAACCCCAATTTGCGGCTTGGTGTCGCGCCGACCCCGTGA
- the hrcA gene encoding heat-inducible transcription repressor HrcA encodes MDLTERQRMILGLVIREYIQNPVPVASKVLVEKYPLGISPATARNELALLEERGYLTHPHTSAGRIPTEKGYRYFVEYLMQQVELPLEERLTIRHQFYQVHAEMDQMMRLSASVLARQTRSAALVTPPRTPQSRYKHLELISLRETVALLILVLQGGLVKQQVLTLDAPYTQETLSAIAGKLNHLYAGLTVDSIRPDVAGAEPLEARVAQIVRDIMTHEDRQMSQEIYRDGLGYILELPEFREARSLKQVVDLLERGMFFEEMLAEVMERGGVQVIIGGEGRWDELSDCSVVMARYGGESRVGGALGVVGPTRMPYAHAISVVRYVAELMGDLMYEWYGY; translated from the coding sequence ATGGACCTGACCGAACGCCAGCGGATGATCCTGGGCCTGGTCATCCGCGAATACATACAGAACCCCGTGCCCGTGGCCTCCAAGGTGCTGGTGGAGAAGTATCCCTTGGGCATCAGCCCTGCCACGGCGCGCAACGAACTGGCCCTGCTGGAAGAGCGCGGCTACCTGACCCATCCCCACACATCGGCGGGCCGCATCCCGACCGAGAAAGGCTATCGCTACTTCGTGGAGTACCTGATGCAGCAGGTGGAACTGCCGCTGGAAGAGCGGCTCACCATCCGCCACCAGTTCTATCAGGTGCACGCGGAGATGGACCAGATGATGCGGCTGTCGGCGTCGGTTTTGGCGCGGCAGACCCGCTCGGCGGCGCTGGTAACCCCGCCGCGCACCCCCCAGAGCCGCTACAAGCACCTGGAACTCATCTCCCTGCGCGAGACCGTCGCCCTGCTCATCCTGGTGCTCCAGGGCGGGCTGGTCAAGCAGCAGGTGTTGACCCTGGACGCGCCCTACACGCAGGAGACCCTGAGCGCCATCGCGGGGAAGTTGAACCACCTGTACGCGGGCCTCACCGTGGACAGCATCAGGCCCGACGTGGCGGGCGCCGAACCGCTGGAAGCCCGCGTCGCCCAGATTGTCCGCGACATCATGACGCACGAAGACCGCCAGATGTCGCAGGAGATTTACCGCGATGGGCTGGGCTATATCCTGGAACTCCCCGAGTTCCGCGAAGCCCGCTCGCTGAAACAGGTCGTGGATTTGCTGGAGCGCGGCATGTTCTTTGAGGAGATGCTGGCCGAGGTCATGGAGCGCGGCGGCGTCCAGGTGATTATCGGCGGCGAGGGGCGCTGGGATGAACTCAGCGATTGCAGCGTGGTCATGGCGCGCTACGGGGGCGAGTCCAGGGTCGGCGGGGCGCTGGGCGTCGTCGGCCCCACGCGCATGCCCTACGCCCATGCCATCTCGGTCGTGCGCTACGTGGCCGAACTCATGGGCGACCTGATGTACGA